One stretch of Miscanthus floridulus cultivar M001 chromosome 18, ASM1932011v1, whole genome shotgun sequence DNA includes these proteins:
- the LOC136523996 gene encoding uncharacterized protein, translating into MKALIPVVLDQATNTYTKWRGMFLTILGKYALTHQVLEDEAFPSRPAWVQADCYVLTWIYDTVSRDLQQSLMMRQGPAHRAWCYLEDEFLGQKESRVLLFETKFRNFR; encoded by the coding sequence ATGAAGGCCCTCATCCCTGTCGTTCTCGATCAAGCGACGAACACCTACACCAAGTGGCGCGGCATGTTCCTCACCATCCTCGGCAAATATGCCTTAACTCATCAAGTCCTTGAGGACGAAGCCTTCCCGTCGCGCCCGGCATGGGTTCAAGCCGACTGCTACGTCCTGACGTGGATCTACGACACTGTCTCTCGCGACCTGCAGCAATCCCTGATGATGCGGCAGGGTCCTGCTCACAGGGCGTGGTGCTATCTCGAGGACGAGTTCCTCGGCCAGAAGGAGTCCCGGGTGCTCCTGTTCGAGACGAAATTCCGCAACTTTCGATAG
- the LOC136523997 gene encoding uncharacterized protein, protein MAPAALDFLIDDHDLTAPPQLGARLVRAGTPPIVSVTPASPSVHGTVPVHGPVATPRHAPHSTEPQLLVLHSAAASAPVPQGAATSAPPSSRSWSHGPPSPGTAAPVPRAQAAASSASVPTELVRTAGSAAPVAPAQAVASGTGRTAATRPY, encoded by the coding sequence ATGGCACCAGCTGCCCTTGATTTTTTAATTGATGATCATGATCTTACTGCTCCGCCACAGCTTGGAGCTCGTCTTGTCCGTGCAGGTACTCCGCCGATCGTCTCGGTTACCCCGGCGTCGCCAAGTGTGCATGGCACTGTGCCCGTGCATGGGCCTGTTGCCACACCCCGGCATGCGCCACACAGCACCGAGCCGCAGTTGCTAGTCCTGCACAGTGCTGCTGCTTCTGCGCCAGTCCCACAAGGTGCTGCTACTTCTGCGCCTCCGTCATCTAGGTCGTGGTCGCACGGGCCCCCGTCACCAGGCACTGCTGCCCCTGTGCCCCGTGCGCAGGCTGCTGCCAGTAGCGCCTCCGTCCCCACGGAGCTCGTCCGTACTGCCGGTTCTGCTGCCCCTGTTGCTCCAGCACAGGCGGttgccagcggcaccggccgtaCCGCTGCTACTCGACCATATTGA